The genomic interval TCCACCCTTGGCACCTGATGacactcatctcttgtgtctgcagCTAAACACGATAGGTTCAGACATCTTGAGTCTTCTACCTTCCGGCTTAGCAGGAGGACCTTCAGCATCACCTATGGATCTGGGAGAATTGAAGCACTTGTTGTTCATGACACAGTTCGGGTAACAGTGTTACAAATGCTGAGTCAGGACTGGCTATGGAGTGACCACTGCTTGAAAAACAGATGCAGGACCATCTGGCAGGACCCTTCCTAGCCTAACTCCCATAGATATTGGCCATCTTATCCGCAGGTTCATGTCTCTGGGGAGGCAGTGTCTGTGGtgacacacaaacaaacaaattagCTAACCCAGAGAGTGGCTTGAGGTGTGGACttgcagctcctctgcccatgagcagTTCAAGGTTCATTTTTCTGGGAGCTAGAAGAAGGGATAAAAGCACCCACTTTTATATTCACCAAATGTTCCAGGCACTTTCAGGTGATAACTGGTTTAATCCTTCAACAACCCCACACAGCAGTTACTCTGATTAGCTCATGAGACATatgtggaaactgaggtgcagacagCAAGGGCCTTGCTGAGGGCACACATGTGGTAAGTGGTAAAGTTAGGCTGGCTTTTCAGGACTGAAGTTTCTGTGGGATGTTTGGGGACAGAATAAAACTGATCTGTGGACCTTGGGGGCAGTCAAGGGCTTCAGGTATCCATAGTGGGAAACTGGAGGCCTGAGAAGTCAAGGGGCCTGATAAATGAGTTCTCACTCTAGACGACCATTGAGAATTAATAAACCTATGGCCTGCCTCCCCCAAAATACTTGAGTAGTTCCCCTCTCTCTGTTGCTCTCTCATACACACTCACagaaatatacacatatcccaAAAAGTGAATTCCCCAGACAGTAATTTCATAGAACCCTGCAAGCAAGATTGTGTTGGACAGATGCAGAATCCTCAGTACATTACAGAGAATTCCGTCCATTCCTGTCATTAGGTCACAGTGATGCCAAAGAGAAGGCTATCTTGCTCTCGATTGTTTTTTCCCTAAGGTGGCACCTATGTCACCTGGCCTGACTCTTGGTTGCCCCACCTGGACATAAGCCACGAGGCCAATTTGACTCACCTAGGTGGTGTTTTTCAGAGGGgcagatgttttaaaatgcaCAGCCTCTCTCAAATGGAACCCAAATTCTCCTCCCAGCTTGATCTAACCATCTGTGGGCCACCGAAGACAAAGCCCAGCCTCAGTTCTTCTCTGAGTATCTAATGGCAATGCACCACAGCCCAGTCCTAGCCCCACTTCACATATCTGTAAATGGGAATACTCTTCTCTCCCACAGATTGGGGACCTTGTAAGTACTGATCAGCAGTTCGGTCTATGCCTAGAAGAATCTGGGTTTGAGGGCATGAGATTTGATGGCGTCTTGGGCTTGAGCTATACCAACATATCCCCCTCTGGAGCCATCCCCATCTTTTACAAGCTGAAGAATGAAGGTGCCATTTCTGAACCTGTTTTTGCCTTCTACTTGAGCAAGTAAGTCTGACATGGACAATCCCTTTCTCCAAATTAGCTGTAAGATGCTTTCAGGTGCACAGAAATTATAGAACACTTGATAAAGAAGTACCCTGAGAGATAATTTAACCCAGGATAACTATGGCCCCAGGGCCCAACTGGCTTCACCCttggttttatatataaaattttattggaacacaaccctACTCCTGGGCTCAAGACCAGTAACATGGTCTACGGGGGGTGAGTGAGGAGGAAGGATAAAGGAAGGCAAAAGAAAACAAGTTGAAGGAAAAGGCATTAGGATTTGCTTATGAATTTGattaggaaggaaggagaaggatggtGGATGTCTTTCCTTCCTCATTAGCATTCCACTGGGAGCCCAGAACCAGCTACCCAATTTGTAGGAGCCAGTGAGAAATGAAAGTGTGGGACACAAAAGTGTGGGACACCTTGTTCAAGAAATATTAGGCATTTCAGGACAGGGAGAGCAGAGATGGGGTCCCTTCTGAGTGAGGGGCCCTTTGGACAGTAGAGGTCATAGGCCAGCAGAGCCAACTCTGGgtgaactgaacccacacccttagAAACCCCAGGCCttgattttcctgaaaaatgacaAGGTTGACAATGGGAAACCAAAACACTTCAGCACTGTGCCCTCTGAAGGTGTCTGAGCACTCAGGTCACTGGAGGTCCAGGGCATCTTCAGAAGACATAGCGGGTGGAGCCCAGCCAAGTGATTCAGCTTCTAACCTCCTCTGTGCCACTCATTAGCTAGTAACCGACCTCAGTCTGGATCTCAATCTCTCCTAGATGCTATTTCTGCATCTGTACATGGGGACCTTATTAGGGCATTGATGGGTGGACAAGCACAGTTCTCAGACAGTGCCATTGCTACTGTCCTCCAAggattccccccacccctcttCTCTCTACAGAGATGAGCGGGAGGGCAGTGTGGTGATGTTTGGTGGGGCGGACCACCGCTACTACAAGGGAGAGCTCAACTGGATACCATTGATGAAAGCAGGCGACTGGAGTGTACACATGGACCGGTAAACCTCTCCCTCTGAGGGACAGCCCAAGTGATGCACCCACTACTGTACATggacacaggcagacacacacaaatacattctcagacacacagtcacacagacatatacaccacCTTTAAtgacacagacaaacacacagacacatggaaacACACAAGCAGACACATATAAATCTACACAGAGACCCATAAAAACATGCATAGCTAGTCAgcgacacacaagcacacacagagacacatagaaacacacatacaaataaacaCAGAAGCACATAGATACACAAACAACCTATGGGTTCATAATCCCCAGGCCTTCCAAGCAAGGCTCTGACAAGGGTCCTAAAAGGGTCCAGAGAGGTCTGTGCAGCTGGGAGAGGGCTGCACCCACTGCTCTTTGAGATCGGGAGCATGGTTAGAGGACTCTACAGTGTGGTGAACAGAGGATCAGGGGGAATTTCACCAGCCTGAAGAGAGTTATGATAAGATGACCGACTGTCCAGGGCTACCTAGGACATAGGAAGTTCTCAGGGACAGTCCTGAGAAGATGGGGAAACCCGGTCTTCTTAGGAAGCAGCTACCCAGCAGTAGAGAGAGCTTGGCTGCAGTCTTAAGATGTGAAACCAACTAATAAAAAGGACACCCCACATTCTTCGGCACACAGTGGGACAGGTGCTATAACAGAGAATCAGGAAGATGGGATCCAGGAGTGACCTGAGGACAAGAGGCATAATTGATAGGATTCTGTGTGATGCCCTCAGACAAAAGCTGACCTATTCATTGGAGTTTCTGTGGGGTAGTCATGTATTTCCTGGCCAAGGTCTCAAGGTCTGAGCTGGTTGTAGGAGCAGTGCTGGGAGACACCCTCTCCCAAAGGAGCCCCTCTCTCCCCCTACTATGAGAATCTGCTGCCCCTGTGAATCTCCATCTTCACTCCATGTGTGACCCAATATTTGTTCCCCATCAGATACAGCTCTGTGCatgtttcttattattttctcagtcttcattcactcattgaacAAACAATCATTGGGagtccactgtgtgccaggcactttaggGAGCCAAGGAGAATAAAACTCGCCCTCACATCTAAGAAGGCAGATGTACACGAAATGACTTGCCCACATAGTGAATTTTGACTTTGGTACATGCTATAcctgaggaggagaaggcaatggcaacccactccagtactttgtctggaaaatcccagggactgtggagcctggtgggctgcattctatgaggtcccacagagttggacatgagtgaagtgagttagcagcagcagcagcagcagcagacatgaggAAGGGTCTACAGAGAGTGACCAAGACAGGAGACGATAAACACCGGGGGAAAGGCTTCCTGAAAACAATACAATTAAGGTGGAAtctggaagatgagaagaaatttGCTAGTCAAAGAGGAGTGGAGTCTTCTAGGAAGGAAGACCAGCTTGTGTCAAGGTACAAAAGATCCTGGtgtattcaagtactgcattcgAGCATGTCAAGAAAGGTGCTGTGTCGAGAGTAGATGAAAAGAGGGCAACAGATGAAGGGCTGTTTATGAGACAGTTGGGAAGGGGGCAACTCTGGGTACACTCAGAATGACCTTGATGCCCGCTTTCTTCCATTGTCTCTCAGCATCTCCATGAAAAGAAAGGTTATTGCTTGCTCTGGCGGCTGCAAGGCCCTTGTGGACACGGGGTCATCAGATATCGTAGGCCCAAGTACACTGGTCAataacatctggaagctcatcgGTGCCACGCCACAGGGTTCTGAGGTGAAGGGTCATGCCCCAGGGTCACTCCCAGTCTCCACACACAACAAGGATTTCCAGGGccaacctctctccctctctctctaacAGCACTACGTTTCATGTTCTGCGGTCAATAGCCTACCCTCTATTATCTTCACCATCAAAAGCAACAACTACCGAGTGCCAGGTCAAGCCTACATCCTCAAGGTGAGGGGACAATACTGAGGGTTGGTTCTCAAACTGGAGCTTGCAGGAACCCTTGGGCTGCTCTGGGAGGAGGGCGCCCTCTGGAAGTCATGTCACACCATTGCAGATGCTGCTGAGCCCTGTGGCTGGGCCAGTGCCTCCCACAAAACCAATCACTTGAGAAGTAAGGGCTGTGTGCGACACTGATCTTCCTGAAATAAATATGGAGATGCCACACCTTATGACATGGTGGGAGTCACAAGGAGAGGGGAACACTAAGGTCCTCAGTCCTCAAAGAGCTTCAATTCAATCTGAACCCGTAGGTGCATGAACATGAAATTCAGCTCTAGCAGTCCCTGAAATAGGCCATGTTACAAGGAGAATGGCTGGGGACAGTCCCAGTGTGATGTCCCAGAATAAGTTAACAGTCTCTGTCCCCTTCTCAAACTTTTcctggtttggatgataaattacatgGTCAGCCTTGTTCTCGGCTGCATCTTCCCCTTGCTCCAGCCAGGTGCCTCCTTTGTTAGTTGAAATGCCAGACCCCTCTGTAGGGAGGTTGGATACTAAAGTGAATAAAGGGAGCACAGTGACTGCTAAGCCCCAGCACAGGGTGGAGGCTTCATGTTAGCTCCCTGAAAGTGTTCAGAGCTGGCTGATGGGCTCAAAGAAGGCTTTGAGGAACAGAGGAAATTTCAGTGATTCTAAAACCACAAACTCATTGAGCCATATGGAGGGTTGCTAGGTTCTAGGCAAAACTGCACTGGATTCCATGCAAATGTCATCTCAAGGTGATGTGCACTGGGGCACTGGGGACTTACTAGGGTGATGAGGGCTACGGACTGACCAGTGGGGATGGGGAACCAGAGTACATTACCCAACCAAGCCTGGAGTGGCCAGAGGGTGACTGTGGGACGAAGGAGGCTTCTCAGAGTTCCTGAGTTAAGTCTTCAAGAATGTGTTGTGGGAACTGctctatttaagatggataaccaacaaggagttacttttagcacagggaactccgctcAGTTATATgacagcctggataggaggggtgTCCTTGGGACCAGGATACCTGGATAcatatggttgagtccctttactgtccacctgaaactcataatattgttaatcagctatactccaatacaaaaaaagtttttaaataaagtatggaTTGTGgggatgcaggaggagaagaagcatTCTTTGCAGAGAAAACAGGGAGCAGGagtcagaagaaaagaaacagggaGTGAGGGGAACTATGGACACActtgttcttttctaaaaatttatattGAAGTGTGGCTAATCTTCAGTGTTGTGTTAAgttctgccacacaacaatgtGACTCAGTatacacataaaaaatatatatttttttcttattctttttcatgtggtttatcactgaatattgaatatagttccttacactctacagtaggactttgttgtttttcattcctttgtttccccaactTCCAGTCCCCCACTCACCACACCCTTCCTCATGACAACCTCATGTCTTGGCCCTATTTGGCTTTGgatgaactctcacatccactgcTACTGAGAAAACCCCTTGATACTTACCAAAATAGGGAAATAAAGCAAAGAATTGTGCTGGGTCTGGATTTTGGGGAAGTCACTGGTAGGGTGACATGCTGACTGGTGTGTGTCTCTGACTCCCCCAGGATTCTAGAGGCCGCTGCTTTACTGCCTTTAAAGGGCATCAACAGAGTTCATCTACAGAGATGTGGATCCTGGGTGACGTCTTTCTGAGGCTGTATTTCTCAGTCTTTGATCGAAGAAAGGACAGAATTGGCCTGGCACAGGCAGTGTGAA from Bos indicus x Bos taurus breed Angus x Brahman F1 hybrid chromosome 29, Bos_hybrid_MaternalHap_v2.0, whole genome shotgun sequence carries:
- the LOC113886290 gene encoding pregnancy-associated glycoprotein 1-like isoform X2, giving the protein MTKTLSGKNMLNNFVKEHAYRLSQISFRGSNLTIHPLRNIRDFFYVGNITIGTPPQEFQVIFDTGSSELWVPSIFCNSSTCSKHDRFRHLESSTFRLSRRTFSITYGSGRIEALVVHDTVRIGDLVSTDQQFGLCLEESGFEGMRFDGVLGLSYTNISPSGAIPIFYKLKNEGAISEPVFAFYLSKDEREGSVVMFGGADHRYYKGELNWIPLMKAGDWSVHMDRISMKRKVIACSGGCKALVDTGSSDIVGPSTLVNNIWKLIGATPQGSEHYVSCSAVNSLPSIIFTIKSNNYRVPGQAYILKDSRGRCFTAFKGHQQSSSTEMWILGDVFLRLYFSVFDRRKDRIGLAQAV
- the LOC113886290 gene encoding pregnancy-associated glycoprotein 1-like isoform X3, which gives rise to MLRTQTSLSTWSQERNMKWLVLLGLVAFSECIVKIPLRRVKTMTKTLSGKNMLNNFVKEHAYRLSQISFRGSNLTIHPLRNIRDFFYVGNITIGTPPQEFQVIFDTGSSELWVPSIFCNSSTCSKHDRFRHLESSTFRLSRRTFSITYGSGRIEALVVHDTVRIGDLVSTDQQFGLCLEESGFEGMRFDGVLGLSYTNISPSGAIPIFYKLKNEGAISEPVFAFYLSKDEREGSVVMFGGADHRYYKGELNWIPLMKAGDWSVHMDRTTFHVLRSIAYPLLSSPSKATTTECQVKPTSSRILEAAALLPLKGINRVHLQRCGSWVTSF
- the LOC113886290 gene encoding pregnancy-associated glycoprotein 1-like isoform X1 codes for the protein MLRTQTSLSTWSQERNMKWLVLLGLVAFSECIVKIPLRRVKTMTKTLSGKNMLNNFVKEHAYRLSQISFRGSNLTIHPLRNIRDFFYVGNITIGTPPQEFQVIFDTGSSELWVPSIFCNSSTCSKHDRFRHLESSTFRLSRRTFSITYGSGRIEALVVHDTVRIGDLVSTDQQFGLCLEESGFEGMRFDGVLGLSYTNISPSGAIPIFYKLKNEGAISEPVFAFYLSKDEREGSVVMFGGADHRYYKGELNWIPLMKAGDWSVHMDRISMKRKVIACSGGCKALVDTGSSDIVGPSTLVNNIWKLIGATPQGSEHYVSCSAVNSLPSIIFTIKSNNYRVPGQAYILKDSRGRCFTAFKGHQQSSSTEMWILGDVFLRLYFSVFDRRKDRIGLAQAV
- the LOC113886290 gene encoding pregnancy-associated glycoprotein 6-like isoform X4, whose product is MLRTQTSLSTWSQERNMKWLVLLGLVAFSECIVKIPLRRVKTMTKTLSGKNMLNNFVKEHAYRLSQISFRGSNLTIHPLRNIRDIGDLVSTDQQFGLCLEESGFEGMRFDGVLGLSYTNISPSGAIPIFYKLKNEGAISEPVFAFYLSKDEREGSVVMFGGADHRYYKGELNWIPLMKAGDWSVHMDRISMKRKVIACSGGCKALVDTGSSDIVGPSTLVNNIWKLIGATPQGSEHYVSCSAVNSLPSIIFTIKSNNYRVPGQAYILKDSRGRCFTAFKGHQQSSSTEMWILGDVFLRLYFSVFDRRKDRIGLAQAV